In Lotus japonicus ecotype B-129 chromosome 5, LjGifu_v1.2, one genomic interval encodes:
- the LOC130719001 gene encoding beta-fructofuranosidase, insoluble isoenzyme CWINV3-like: MILESSFRQDLDKTTYGTIFDIDPSVKTISLRSLIDHSIIENFGEGGRACITSRVYPSLAIDKDAHLYVFNNGEQSVVITELNAWSMKQAEIGYEGNEAST, translated from the exons ATGATATTAGA ATCGTCATTCCGGCAAGACCTTGATAAAACCACATATGGAACTATCTTTGACATTGATCCCAGTGTTAAAACAATTTCACTCAGAAGCTTG ATTGATCACTCCATTATTGAGAATTTCGGGGAGGGAGGAAGAGCTTGCATCACTAGTAGAGTTTATCCCTCGTTGGCTATAGACAAAGATGCACATCTTTATGTATTCAACAATGGAGAACAGAGTGTGGTGATCACTGAACTCAATGCTTGGAGCATGAAGCAAGCAGAGATTGGCTATGAGGGAAATGAAGCCAGTACCTAA
- the LOC130720427 gene encoding glutaredoxin-C6-like, whose product MQGLRRYSNDVVELDLGGTTTITTNNNNLNNNNSSSSSSSSLSIDVDESTESRIQRLISEHPVIIFTRSSCCMCHVMKKLLATIGVNPTVIEFDDAEIAALPLDVDDDLRSPTSAAAALLRSRSPAVFIGGACVGGLESLVALHVSGHLVPKLVQVGALWGYEN is encoded by the coding sequence atGCAAGGGCTTAGACGGTACTCAAATGACGTCGTTGAACTCGACCTTGGAGGAACCACCACAATcacaaccaacaacaacaaccttaACAACAacaactcttcttcttcttcatcttcatctctatCAATCGATGTTGATGAATCAACGGAATCTCGAATCCAACGGCTGATATCGGAGCATCCTGTCATCATCTTCACCCGATCCTCCTGCTGCATGTGCCACGTCATGAAGAAGCTTCTCGCCACCATCGGCGTCAACCCCACCGTCATCGAATTCGACGACGCCGAGATCGCCGCCTTACCACTCGACGTCGACGACGACCTCCGATCTCCCACCTCCGCCGCCGCTGCTTTGCTCCGCAGCCGCTCCCCCGCCGTGTTCATCGGCGGTGCCTGCGTCGGCGGGCTTGAGTCGCTTGTCGCGCTCCACGTCAGCGGCCACCTTGTCCCCAAACTCGTCCAAGTCGGCGCTCTCTGGGGGTatgaaaattaa